Within Eggerthella sp. YY7918, the genomic segment CGTGCCGGGTGCTCAGATTCCCTACACCATCACGGTGTCCAACACAGGTAAGGCCGATGCGAAGGACGTGGTGGTTACCGATACGCTGCCCGAGGGCATGGAATACGTTGCGGGCAGTGCTGCTCCTGCGGATGCGCAGGTGAACGGCCAGAGCATCGCTTGGACAGTGGACGTACCGGCAGGCAAGGAAGTTTCGCTGTCGCTTACGGCGAAGCTGGCCGACGATGCGGTGGCGGGAAACAGCTTGCAAAACACGGTGGAGGTAACAAACCCCGTCGGCGGCGACCCCATCGCTCCGCCTGATCTTCCCAGCATCGAAGTCCTCGATCCTACGGGTGACGCGAAACCTGTCTTGGGCATCACGAAAAAGGCGAGCGCCGCCACGCTGGAAAGCGGCAACGACATCACCTACACCATCACCGTGGTCAACACGGGTACCGCCGATGCGAGTGGGGTGAAGATAAGCGACGCGCTGCCTGCCGGCCTGACGTTCAAGAGCGCCAACGAGAGCGGAGCTTATAGCCAAGCTACGGGTGCGGTCAGCTGGGGGGTCGACGTTCCCGCAGGTGGAAGCGTTGAGCGTACGGTGACGGCTACGGTTTCGGCCAAAGAGGGCACGCTTCGCAACACCGCAATCGCGCAGCTGGGCGATACGAGCGTCGAAAGCGAGGCTGCGGCTGTGAGCGTGACGCCGGGCGCGGGCGACGGGAACGATCCAAAAGCAGTGCTCTCCATCAAAAAGACCACGAGCGTGACCGAAGCTTCGGCGGGAAGCCTTGTTCCCTACACCATTACGGTAACGAACACCGGCAATGCCGCCGCCGAAAACGTGGTGGTCACCGACACGCTGCCTACCGGGTTGGAATACGTGTCCAGCAATCCTGAAGGTGCGGTGCAGGATGGCGGCAAGCAGATTGTGTGGACGGTGACCGTGCCTGCGGGCGGCGAAGTGAAGCGTCAGCTGGTCGCACGCGTGGCTGCCGATGTCACAGCGGGTAATAGCCTGACAAACAACATTTCGGCTGTTGATCCCTCCAATCCGGATGTGCCTATTGATCCTTCGGTGAATCCTCCGACCGTTCCGGTGGTGGATCCCGACCCCGATAAGCCGGCATCCTTGGTGGTAACGAAAGCCGCTAGCTCCGACGCTGCCGTTACGGGCAGTCAGCTTACCTATACCATTACTGTGCTCAATTCCGGCGGGGCTGCCGCGAAGAACGTGACGGTGAGCGACACGCTGCCGGTGGGAACCACATTCGCGGCTGCCACCGAAGGGGGCAAGCTTGAAGGCGGTGCGGTTGTGTGGACCGTCGACGAGCTTGCTGCGGGCGAATCGAAGTCGTTCAACGCGACGGTGGATGTGACGGCCGCTTCAGGCGAGCTGGTGAACACTGCACATGCCGCTCTTGGCGATGCGAAGGTCTCGTCCGAGCCGGTGACCACGCCGGTGACGAGCGGTTCGAGCGGGGACACCGCAGCGCCGGCGCTCTCGGTAACCAAGACCACGAATGCGTCGTCGGTGGCGCAGGGCGCCTTGGTGGACTACCTGATAACGGTGTCGAACACAGGCGATGCCGACGCCACCGACGTGGTGGTGACCGACGCGCTGCCCAGCGGCCTGAAGTACGTCAGCAGCGACCCCGAGGGTACCGTGTCAGCCGATGGTAAGACCGTGACCTGGAAGGTGAACGTCGCGGCGGGTTCTCAGGTGACGCGTTCTCTCACCGTGCTCGTGACGGGCGGGAAAGGGCAGATCGAGAACAGTGTGACGGTGACCGACCCGAACGATCCCGACAATCCTGTTACGCCTCCCGACAAACCGGTCGTTGACGTAACCGACATGGCCGACGTGAGTGCGCTGTTGGCGGTCGATCGCTCGCAGGCTATCAAGGGCGATGCGCTTGCGTATACCCTGGCAATTACCAACTCAGGCACCGTTGACGCAAAGGGCGTTGACGTGGCCGAGCAGCTGCCCAACGGCACAACGTTCACAAGTGCCGACAACGATGGCGCCTGCGACGAGAAGGGTGTTGTGACCTGGACGGTTGATGTTCCCGCGGGCAAGACAATTCTGCTCAAGGTGAACGCCGAAGTGGGCATCGATAACGGTACGATGATTGCTGGCGGCACGTATTCCTACCTTGACTCCGCGAAGGCGATCAACGATGTACAGACGGTGGTGAAGACCGAAAACGACCCTGGTGAGACGGGCAAGGCCAACTTGTCGGTGGAGAAGAGCACCGCGGCCACGCAAGTCAAGCCGGGTTACGAGATTCCCTATACCATCACCGTTAAGAATACCGGTACGGCGGCGGCCGAAGGTGTGGCTGTGGTGGATACGCTGCCGGATTCTCTCGAGTACGTGTCAAGCACGCCCAATGGGGTACATGATCAAACGAACGGCACCGTTACGTGGGAAGCCGATGTTCCTGCAGGCGGAGAGGTGACGTATACGCTGATCTGCCGCGTGGCGCAGGATGCTACGGGAGACGTGCAGAACAGCGTGCAGGTTATTCCCGATCCGAACAATCCGGATGATCCGGATAATCCACCGGTGACGCCGCCTGATGTGCCGGTGACGCCGGTGAAGCCGGACGATCCCGACAACCCCGATACCGGCGAGCCGCAGATAGGCCTCGCCAAGTCTTCCGATGCAGGGGCTAGCGCCAAGAAGGGCGACACGATTACCTACACGCTTACGGCTTCGAACACGGGCACGGCTGAAGCGCGTGACGTGCAGGTGACCGACGCGCTGCCTGAAGGTTTGAGCGTTGCCGATTCGTCTGCGCTTCCCGCAGGCGTAACCTACGATGCAGGTTCGCGTACGGTGTCGTGGACCATCGATTCGATAGCTGCCGGCTCCACCGCGTCGGTGTCGTTCGGAACTTCGGTGAGCGCCGGGGCCGGAACTCTGACAAATACAGCTGTCGCTCAGTGGGATTCGAAAGAAGCGCGAAGCAATTCGGTGTCGGTAGCTGTCGAGGGAAGTTCTGATCCGAGTGCTACGAAAACGCCGCTTTTGACGGCGTCTAAGGTGGTTGGCTCAACGCAGGCGGCGCAGGGGTCGACGGTACCCTTTGTCGTTACCATCAAGAATATTGGCGACGGCGCTGCGCAGGGCGTGAAGGTGACCGACCTCCTTCCGGAGGGGCTGGACTACGTTGGCGCCGATCCTGCGCCGACGTCCTTCGATCCTTCCACCAACGATCCGATGTGGACGATCGATGTGCAGCCGGGCGCGTCCGCCATGTTCACGGTGCGCGCGAAAGCCACAGCCGACACAGGTGTGAAACTGCGCAACAAGGTGCAGGCCGCCATTCCCGACGGCCAAAGCGTGCAGGCCGAAAGCGGCGCGATCGAGGTAACGTCTCCGGCTCCCGCGCCGACGGCGCAGGTGAGCATATCCAAGCGTGGCAGCGCGGACAAGGCTTCCGCAGGCGGCTTGTTCACCTACAAGATCACGGTCTCCAATACGGGGACCGTTGACGCGAAAGATGTGGTTGTAACCGACGCACTGCCCGAAGGTACGTCGTTCAGCTCGGCGAGCGACGGCGGTACCTACGATGAGGGTATCGGGCGCGTTACCTGGACTATCGACGTGCCGGCGTTGAGCCGCACGGAGTTGACCCTCGTGACGAAGGTGGAGGCGCTGGCCGGTTCGCTGAAGAATCAGGCCGTGTCTTTGTTCGACGGCAAGAACAGTGTGACGCCGCTTGTTATCACGCCGGTTTCCGACGCTCCCACCGAGGCGGACCCGGTGGCTTCGATCACGAAGAGCGTGCGGAACCTCACGGCTGAAAGCGATGAGCGTACAGCTTCTGCCGACGACCAGACTGTCTGGCGCGACGGCGACGAGCTGCTGTTCACCATCGAGGCGAAGAACGCCAAGGATGCGCAGGTTGAATCGGTCTGGAAGGACGTGTCCGTTGTGGACAAGTTGCCGGTTGGACTCGATCTTGTCGACGGCAGCATGAGCTTCACGTCCCCGGATGCAGGCGCTTCCGCAGCAAGCTGGGATGAGCAGGCGCGCACCATTTCAGCCAAGGCGGGCGACATCGCCACGGGCAAGAGCGCCGTGCTCGAATACAAAGTGACTATCAACGCTGGAGACGGGCCGACGGAAGACCCGGCGACGGTGACCAACTTCGCGCAGGCGGCGGGCTTCGATCCCGATGGGGTGACAAGCTTCTCGGCTGATGCGAAGGTGGATGTGGCCGTTCCCGAACCGGCTTCCATCAAGAAGATAGCGAAGACAGCCGAGAATCTGACGGATCCCGGGGCATCGGTGGCGCAGACGGGCGACCGCGTTCGCTACACCATCACGCTCAACAACGCGCAGGAGAATCCGCGCGCTCAATGGAAGGGCGCCTACTTCTACGATGAGGTGCCCGAGGGTTTGAACGTCGACGTTACCACGATTCGCCTTGTGGATGCGGCGGGAGCGTCGTATGAGCTGGCGGATTGCTACGATCCTGCGACGCGTCTGCTGGTGGTTTCGGCGGGGACGATTAACGGCGGCAAGCAGGCAAGCCTGTCGTTTGAGGCCGACATCGCGGAGGATGCGGTTGGAAAGAATATCGCGAACGTGGGCATGGCGGGGTCGCTTGTGGTAACTCCCGGCGACCCGGATCCGGCGCCCGGCAAGCCCGATGACGGCCTGCTTCCCAGCCCGGTGCGACCCGACGGAGTCGATCCGGCGCCGACCGATCCAGTGGCGCCCGGCAATGATATTGTGGAGTACGCCGACCCGGATCCGTCGGTGAACAAGACGGTCAAGAATCTGTCTGGAACCGAGGACTATCACAGCGGCGATGAGGTGCTGTACACCATCGTTGTCGAAAACAAAAAGGCCAATTCTATGTGGTACGACGTGGCCGTGTCCGACGTGCTGCCCGCCGGGGTGGAGCTGGACGCGCGCTCCGTGCGCCTCATGGGGCCGGACGGTGTGACGCAGGATGTTCCTGCATCGTGTTACAACGCCGCTGCGCGCACGATCAACGTCTCTGTGGGAGATGTTGCGGGCGGCGAGCGCTACACGCTGTCCTACACGGCGGATTTGGACTTCGCGTTCGCGCAAGGCGATGCGGTGAACTTGGTCAGGGTCGAAGGCGTTGTTCCCGGTGGCGGTTCTGTCGCGTCGGGAGAGGGCAGCGCCTCGGTGACGCCGCCCCTGGCGCCTTGGAACGGCTCAGTGGCGAAGTCCGGCGACAGGCTGGGATCGTCCACGGCAACGCTCGTTTTGATGGCAGGGTTGGCGCTGGTTGTGATTGCAGTTTCGGCACGAAGACGGCAAGCGGGCATCAAAGCAGCACGCGCCTCGCACCACCCGTTCAACAACTAACGCCGCTCTCCCCACAGCAGGCATAACGACCCACTCTGCAACAAACCAGAGTGGGTCGTTTTTTCGTCAAAAGGCAATGTTTCACGTGAAACATTGAGGGGTTGCGGGCGGGGCGGGGTTGCTTATTGGGTGGCTCGTATGGCGCGGATGAGGGCGTCGAAGAGCGGGGTATTGTCGTTGAGGTATTCCGGGTGCCACTGCACGCCCAGGAAGAAGCGCCGTGTCGGATCTTCGATAGCTTCGATGAGGCCGTCGTCGCTTGTGGCAGACACGCGCAAACCGGGCGCGAGCGAAGCAACCGCTTGGTGATGCATGGTGTTGACCAACAGAGGGCGAGTTTGCGTTTCTTCCGCCTTGGTCGTTGCACCCTCGCGGAAAGCGCATGCGGGCAGCGCGTCTCCCGCCGCCTCTGCCGCCCCCTCAATCATACGCTGCCGACATGTTGAGACGTCGCCGAACAGCGTTTGGTCAAGCACGCTTCCCGGCACGACATCGATGCGCTGTTTGGCCGTCTCGTAGGGCGGTTTCTGCTGGTGGGCGATGCGCGTGATTTTGCAGGCATTGACATCCTGATACAGCGTACCGCCCAACGCCACATTCATCACCTGCATGCCGCGACAGATGCCCAGCACGGGCATGTTGCGCTCGTGCGCGCGGCGCGCGAGTTCCAGCTCTAAAGCGTCGCGATCCTCAAACACATGGGTTGTTTCGGGAAGCCTTTCGCTTTCGCCGTACCACGAGGGGTCGATGTCGCCGCCGCCGGAAAGAACAAGGCCGTCAATGCGATCGAGCAAAGCCCGTGCAGCTTCCTCATTTGCTGCGCGGTCGCCCGGTACCGGTGGCAAAAGTACCGGTACGGCGCCCGATGCGGCGACACGCCAAAGATATTCGACTGTGGTCCGCTCGACTAGCACGCGCTCATCTGGCATATCTTCTTCAACTCGCGTTGTCGTAATACCGACTATCATGCCGCATCCTTCCCGTTGCGCTTTTTCGCCCGCACATCATCAAGCACCATTCATGCCACATTTGCGCGACTTCTAGGGATCGTTCTTGCAAATTCACCGAAGAAATATTGGCACGTAAGTTGCTAGAAGGAATCCAGAGCATTCGCTATCCCCGCAAAACGCGTATGCGGCGAAGCGAAGGCGGGGCCAAACCAGCAAAAGATCCGCGACGTACCCGAAGCGGATAAGGACACGGGATCCAAGGAGGTATGGGAATGAAATCGACGGAACGTCCCAAGTTCGGCAACCTGCAGAATTTAAAGGTGCTTAATGCAGGCGCTGTCATCGCGGCACCGTTTGTATGCGAGCTGTTCGCCGAACAGGGCGCCGATGTTATCGAACTCGAAAGCACGGTTGCTCCCGACATGTATCGCATGTATGGCGATGCCTGGTCGGTCGATCGCCGCAATCAGCGCATGATGACGCTCAACATCCCCTCGCCCGAGGGCAAAGAAATCCTTCTTCAAATGGTGAAGTGGGCCGATGTGCTTGTTGAGTCGTCCAAGGGCGGCACCTGGGCGAAGTGGGGTCTGACCGACGAGGTCTTGTGGGAATCCAACCCCGCCCTCGTCATCCTGCATATTTCCGGCTTTGGCAACTGGGGCGATCCGTCCTACGTCAACCGGGCGTCGTTTGATCCCATCGGTCAGGCGTTTTCGGGCTACTCCAACATCAACGGCTTCCCTGACAGTCCGCCGAGTGTGACCAAGCCCTTCACCGGCGATTTTATGACCGGTCTCATGGGCGCTTGGGCCACGCTGGCCGCCGTCATTCGCGCCCGCGAAACGGGCGAAGGCGAGTCCATCGACTGCTGCCAGTTCGAGGCGCTTGTCAGATTGCAAGGCGCAACGCTTTCCGACGGCATCAATCACGGCATTCAGCCGCCGCGTTTGGGCAACGAAGATCTGGTGGGTGCGTGCGCCGGTTCACAGAAGTGCAAAGACGGCTACTGCCAGGTTGCGGTGGGCGGTGCCGGCCCGGTGAAGAAGCTGGTTGAATTCTTCGGCTTTGCCGACGATCCCGATTTCCAGCCGCTTGGATCGTACCCGTCCATCACGCGCAAGCCCGGTTGCAAGAGCCTGGACGAGCCGCTGCCCGATCGTGCTGCCAAGTTCCGTCGCGCCATCGATACCTGGTGCGCCGAGCACACGGTCGAAGAAGTGAACAAGACCTTCGGCGAGATGGGCGTTGCGGTCAGCCCGCACATGACCTACGAGATGATGCTTGAAGATCCGCACTATCAGGCGCGCGAGGTATTTGTGGACTGCTACGACGAAATCACGGATAAGACGATCAAGCAGGTGAACATGATCCCGCGCTTCAAGAACCATCCGGGCCAGATTGTGCGCGGCGGAGCGAAGTACGACGCGGATACCAGAGACATCCTCGAGGAGTTCGGCTACTCGGAGCAAGAAATTGAGCTTCTGTACGAACGGGGCGTGTTGAAGAAGGGCGATCAGTAGATTGCAAAGACGCGGGCAGCCCGCTTTCAGGGCTGCCCCTTCCCCTGGGGTACGTAGCAGAAACGGTAGCCGGCGTTCCGTTGCAGAGGAAACTGCGGCACGGTTTTTGCTAGCGATACAGCGCATCGTTTAAGGATGCGGATAGAGACAAGGAGAGAAAATGGGAACTCAAACCAAAGGCAGCAATTACGCCTGGGCGGTAGCTATCGCTTGTGTGGCGTTCTACGCTGTCCCGCTTGGCTTCGCGGCTAATCACGCGGGCCTGTTCATCACTCCGGTCATGGATCAGTTCGGTTGGTCTCGTACCGACGCGACGCTGTTCATGTCCCTTCAGCCTTGGGTGGCTGCCATCTGCACACCTATTGCTGGCAAGCTTATTTCCAAGTACAACCCGCGCTGGATTATGACGGCCGCGGTGTTGGCGTTTGGTCTGGCCAACTTGGCCTGCGCCTGGTTCACCGAGCCGTGGCAGTGGCACATCTATGGCATCATCTACGGCGCTTCCGCCGCCTTCTGGATGTACATCGCCACGCCGACGTTCGTGAATCGCTGGTTCGCCAAGAGCAACGGCACGGTCATCGGCACCATCGGCGTTATGGTGTCGCTGCTCGGCGCCATCATGAGCCCCGTCATCCAGGGTTGGATTACCAGCATGGGTTGGCAGACGGCTCGTATCATCTGCTCCGTTATCGTTATCGTGCTGGGCGCGGGCGTAACGGCGCTGCTGCTTCGCGAATCTCCCGAAAAGATGGGCGTGTTGCCGTGGGGCTACAGCGAAGCTGAAGCCGAGGCGAGCAAATCCGAAACCAAGGCGACCATCGATGTTGCCAACGACGAGGGCGCAACGGCCGCTCAGGCTCGTAGGAGCCCTGCTCTGTGGCTGCTCATCGTAATGGCCGGCTTCTTTGTAATCTCGGCATCGTTTGTACAGCAGCTGGCATCCTACGCTTCGGTTACCGAGGGCTTGGGTGCTGCGGTTGGCGCTATGGCTGTGTCGGTTGCTATGGTTACTTCGATGGCCGGTAAGTTTGGTCTGGGTTGGATTTCCGACCACTTCGGTGCGCGTGCTGCGGGTATCACCGCTGGCGTGCTTGGTGCCGCGGGTGCGTTTATCTGCTTCATCGGCGGCGCGAACGTCATGATGTTCTATGTGGGCGTTGGCCTGTTCGGTATCGGCTACTCCGCGCTGAACGTTGTTCCTCCGATGACCTGCCGTCAGGCGTTTGGTCAGAAGGACTACGCGAACGTGTTCTCCATCGTTGCTACCGGTCTGAACGTGTTCTCGGGCTTTTCGGCTCTCATCTACGCGCAAATCTTTGACATCACCGGTTCGTTTGCTGGCGCATTCTGGATGATCATCGTGTTCTACGTGGTTATCGTGTTCCTGTCGCTGGTTATCGTGCCGATGGGTCGCAAGATCTGGGCGAAGTAAGTCGTACAACCCATGCGCCGGGGCTGCAAACCCGGCTGTGGCGGGCCGCCTTCGGGCGGCCCGTTTTTACATGAGGGGATCGACAACACCTGATCAGTTCAGCTGCGCGGTCATTCGAGCGAGCGCGAGATCCTCTGTCAGAGAGGGGGGCGAGTTTGTTGCTTCTGTCAGATGGTGTGAGCGAGTTTGTTACCTCCACCACTTGGCAACTTCGATGCTGAGCTGTTCGAGTCGCTCGTCCTTAACCTTAAGCTGCTCGACCGCATCGTGAAGCGCGCGCATGGACGCGGGTGTGATATCGGGTGGCATAACGCGCAGCGCAGCTTCCACTCGTCCGCGAATTTTCTTATAGCCGCGCTGCTCGAAGAACGACATTTTGCGCTTTGCAAGGCTGTAGTGTTCATACGCGGTATCAAGCAGTTTGTAAGCATCCAGCATATCTTGGATCGCCGCGCGGGTTTCGTCATCCTTTTCGGCGTGTTGGTGCGCGTCATCCAGAGCTGTCTGCACCTCTTCGGCGCTCACCTGCTCCTTCAAGTTGTGAACAAGAATCTCATCGCGCTTGCGGTCTTTGTTGTCGGTGGAAACGCTGAGCCTTCCCTGTTTATCAAGATCAAACACCAGCTCGATCTTCGGCACTCCCGCACCGCTCCATTTCACGTTTCGCACACGAATGCGGCACAGGCTGATGTTGTCCTGCACAAGGGGGCGCTCTCCCAACACGAGATGAAACTCGGCGGCCGTTTGGTAGGACTGTGCGGTCGAATACAATTCACGGCGCTGGTGGGGAAGTCGAACTCCCCGCTCTATCACGTGTTGGCTGCGCCCACCGGGAATTTCAATTCCCAAGCTGAGCGGCATCACGCCGTCAGGCGCGGCAATACTGATAGAAACGGCATTCGAACCCTCTTTGACGGTTTGATTGCTCGAACGGGAAGAACCTGTTTTGTGTGCCATAGCTCACTCGCTTTCATGGATATCAGTATCCCCTTTCTATTCAGCGCAAAATTCGTGCCAAGTTGGCATCTATTTTGCTTGTTTGAGGAAGAGTCATCTGCGAGCGCACGGGCTTTTCAACCGAAGCGCTTCGGTGAACGATTCGGACAAGGTCGCCCCAAGGGGGCGGCAAGGCGAAGGAGGAAGCATATGAAGTCATCCGAATGCCCCAAGTTTGGTCCCTTGCAAGGAGTGAAGGTGGTAAACCTCACTATGGCTATTGCCGGGCCATTTGCCTGCAGCCTGTTGGCTGACCTGGGCGCGGAGGTTATCGGTGTGGAAAGCCCCCGCGGTCGCGATACCTCGCGGCCCACAAATCAGGCGTTGCAAGGGTGGGGCACGCAGATGGAACGCCGCAATACGCGCTCGCTTTGCATGAACGTTAAAGATGGGGCGGGCCGCGAGTGGTTCTTTGAGCTGCTCAAGCAAGCCGACATCCTTATGGATGGTTTCCGTGGCGGACAGATGGCCAAGTGGGGCATGACCGACGAGGCGCTCTGGGAAATCAATCCAAAGCTCACCATCGCGCACATTTCGGGATTCGGCCAAACGGGCGATCCCGCATACATCGAGCGGGCCTCGTTTGACGGTATCGGCCAAGCGTTCGGGTGCTTCATGGAAATGAATGGATATCCCGATCGTCTGCCCGTCCTCGCGTTTCCGCAGGTGTCTGACTACTATGCGGGCTTCATGGCCAGCGTGGGAGCGTTGGCCGGCTACATCAACGCGCAGCGCACCGGCAAGGGCGACAGCGTGGATGTAGCCCAATACGAGGCGATGCTGCGCTGCGAGGGCTTCTATGCGGTGAACTATCTCAACACGGGTGCACTGCCGGTGCGGGAAGGTTCGCACAGCACCTCAAGCGCCGGCTACGGCACGTACATCTGCAAAGACGGCGTTCCTATTTACACGCTTATTCTCGGACCCGGAGTGGTGCGGGCCGCCCTGCCGCTCTTCGGTCTTGAATACGGAAGCGAGCTGTTCCCCGAAGGAACGCCAGTCATTTCGTTTGGAAGCGAAGCGGGCAACGTGCTGGAAGAGGCCATGGAGCGCTTTTTCAGCGAGCACACCGCCGAAGAGGCTGAGCAGTTGATGCTGAAGGCAGGCGTGCCGTGCAGCCGCATTTACACGTACGAGATGGCCGAACAAGATCCGCATTACCTTGCTCGCGAAAGTTTCACCGAGTGGAAGAACTCCTATGACGACGGCACCATTCGCGGCGTAAACATCGTACCTCGCATGAAGAACAATCCTGGTCAAATATGGCGCGGCATGCCGCTCGTCGGCGCTGACAACGAGGATATCCTCGAAGAGTTGGGCGCGTCAGCCGAACAGATTGAGGGGCTTTATGGCGAAGGCCTGCTCAAGAAAGAAGAGGGTCCGTTCGGCTAGGCCTCATACCTTTATACACCCCCATCCCCTTGAGCGATAAGGCATGCGTTCTTATCGCTCGTCCCCAAAGAAAAACTTCGGAGTGCAACCGAAGTTTTTCTTTTTAGCCAACTTGGCATGGTATTTGCTCCGTACCTCTTATCGGTAAGTGAAGGGGATCGACAGACAAGGAGATGCGGAAATGAGTACAGCACGTACCAAAGGAGCCGTGTGGGCGTGGCTCGTCGTTCTCGGTTGTATAGGTTTCTACTCTATTCCAACCGGCGTTATTGGTAACACGTCAGGTATTTTCGTAGCACCGGTCATGGATCAGTTCGGTTGGTCGCAAACCGACACCACCATGTACCGTACCATCCAGCCCCTGGTGTCAGCTATTTGCGCGCCCATTGCAGGCAAGCTTATGGAAAAGTACAACCCGCGCTGGATACTTGCGGTGGTGTCAGCGGCATTCGGTCTTGCCTCGTTGGCGAGCGCCTATGCGACCGAGCTGTGGCAATGGAACCTGTACGGCGTCGTGTACGGCATAACTGCGGCATTCTATATGTATCTGGCTGCGCCGGTTTTGATCAATGTGTGGTTTAAGAAGAGCGCAGGACTCGCCATCAGCATTACCGCTGCTGTGCTGTCCATTTTGGCCGCCATCGCCAGCCCGGTGGGACAAGAGCTCATCAACCAGTATGGTTGGCAGACCTCCCGCGCTATCCTTTCAATTTTCACGACGGTTCTTTCAGTTGTGATGACCATTGCCTTTGTGCGCAAGAGCCCCTCGGTCATGGGCCTGCTTCCCTTTGGTGCGGATGAGGAAGGCGACGAAGAAGAAGAGGCAGTTGCCATAGAACAAGAAGGCGCCACCGTTGCTCAGGCCATCAAATCGCCCGGCCTGTACCTGCTCATTTTGGTGGCATGCATCTTCGTTATGTGTGCGGCGTTCTTCCAGCAGATTCCTGCGTTTGCAGCACATGGTGCGCTCGGCGCCGGAGCAGGCGCTATGGCGGTGTCGATCATCATGGTGGGCGGCGTGGTATTCAAGCTGGTGCTTGGTGCGCTCAACGACAAAATTGGCGTCAAGTACACGGGCATTATCGCTGCGAGCTGCGGTGCGCTGGGCATCTTCCTTGCCTTTATCGCAGGCGAAAACGTGGCTTTGTTCTATGCGGGCATGGTGATTTTTGGCGGTGGCTATGCAGGCCTTACGGTTATCGCACCGATGC encodes:
- a CDS encoding gamma-glutamyl-gamma-aminobutyrate hydrolase family protein; translation: MIVGITTTRVEEDMPDERVLVERTTVEYLWRVAASGAVPVLLPPVPGDRAANEEAARALLDRIDGLVLSGGGDIDPSWYGESERLPETTHVFEDRDALELELARRAHERNMPVLGICRGMQVMNVALGGTLYQDVNACKITRIAHQQKPPYETAKQRIDVVPGSVLDQTLFGDVSTCRQRMIEGAAEAAGDALPACAFREGATTKAEETQTRPLLVNTMHHQAVASLAPGLRVSATSDDGLIEAIEDPTRRFFLGVQWHPEYLNDNTPLFDALIRAIRATQ
- a CDS encoding CoA transferase, encoding MKSTERPKFGNLQNLKVLNAGAVIAAPFVCELFAEQGADVIELESTVAPDMYRMYGDAWSVDRRNQRMMTLNIPSPEGKEILLQMVKWADVLVESSKGGTWAKWGLTDEVLWESNPALVILHISGFGNWGDPSYVNRASFDPIGQAFSGYSNINGFPDSPPSVTKPFTGDFMTGLMGAWATLAAVIRARETGEGESIDCCQFEALVRLQGATLSDGINHGIQPPRLGNEDLVGACAGSQKCKDGYCQVAVGGAGPVKKLVEFFGFADDPDFQPLGSYPSITRKPGCKSLDEPLPDRAAKFRRAIDTWCAEHTVEEVNKTFGEMGVAVSPHMTYEMMLEDPHYQAREVFVDCYDEITDKTIKQVNMIPRFKNHPGQIVRGGAKYDADTRDILEEFGYSEQEIELLYERGVLKKGDQ
- a CDS encoding MFS transporter; amino-acid sequence: MGTQTKGSNYAWAVAIACVAFYAVPLGFAANHAGLFITPVMDQFGWSRTDATLFMSLQPWVAAICTPIAGKLISKYNPRWIMTAAVLAFGLANLACAWFTEPWQWHIYGIIYGASAAFWMYIATPTFVNRWFAKSNGTVIGTIGVMVSLLGAIMSPVIQGWITSMGWQTARIICSVIVIVLGAGVTALLLRESPEKMGVLPWGYSEAEAEASKSETKATIDVANDEGATAAQARRSPALWLLIVMAGFFVISASFVQQLASYASVTEGLGAAVGAMAVSVAMVTSMAGKFGLGWISDHFGARAAGITAGVLGAAGAFICFIGGANVMMFYVGVGLFGIGYSALNVVPPMTCRQAFGQKDYANVFSIVATGLNVFSGFSALIYAQIFDITGSFAGAFWMIIVFYVVIVFLSLVIVPMGRKIWAK
- a CDS encoding Hsp70 family protein translates to MAHKTGSSRSSNQTVKEGSNAVSISIAAPDGVMPLSLGIEIPGGRSQHVIERGVRLPHQRRELYSTAQSYQTAAEFHLVLGERPLVQDNISLCRIRVRNVKWSGAGVPKIELVFDLDKQGRLSVSTDNKDRKRDEILVHNLKEQVSAEEVQTALDDAHQHAEKDDETRAAIQDMLDAYKLLDTAYEHYSLAKRKMSFFEQRGYKKIRGRVEAALRVMPPDITPASMRALHDAVEQLKVKDERLEQLSIEVAKWWR
- a CDS encoding CaiB/BaiF CoA-transferase family protein produces the protein MKSSECPKFGPLQGVKVVNLTMAIAGPFACSLLADLGAEVIGVESPRGRDTSRPTNQALQGWGTQMERRNTRSLCMNVKDGAGREWFFELLKQADILMDGFRGGQMAKWGMTDEALWEINPKLTIAHISGFGQTGDPAYIERASFDGIGQAFGCFMEMNGYPDRLPVLAFPQVSDYYAGFMASVGALAGYINAQRTGKGDSVDVAQYEAMLRCEGFYAVNYLNTGALPVREGSHSTSSAGYGTYICKDGVPIYTLILGPGVVRAALPLFGLEYGSELFPEGTPVISFGSEAGNVLEEAMERFFSEHTAEEAEQLMLKAGVPCSRIYTYEMAEQDPHYLARESFTEWKNSYDDGTIRGVNIVPRMKNNPGQIWRGMPLVGADNEDILEELGASAEQIEGLYGEGLLKKEEGPFG
- a CDS encoding MFS transporter, whose amino-acid sequence is MSTARTKGAVWAWLVVLGCIGFYSIPTGVIGNTSGIFVAPVMDQFGWSQTDTTMYRTIQPLVSAICAPIAGKLMEKYNPRWILAVVSAAFGLASLASAYATELWQWNLYGVVYGITAAFYMYLAAPVLINVWFKKSAGLAISITAAVLSILAAIASPVGQELINQYGWQTSRAILSIFTTVLSVVMTIAFVRKSPSVMGLLPFGADEEGDEEEEAVAIEQEGATVAQAIKSPGLYLLILVACIFVMCAAFFQQIPAFAAHGALGAGAGAMAVSIIMVGGVVFKLVLGALNDKIGVKYTGIIAASCGALGIFLAFIAGENVALFYAGMVIFGGGYAGLTVIAPMLARASFGSLNYSQIYSWVSTGIFIATAVSFLVYGSIYDTTGSFDLCFILVIALYLLAVVLVPLTIVLSQRAWKKKNK